In Haladaptatus sp. QDMS2, a single window of DNA contains:
- a CDS encoding winged helix DNA-binding protein — MNKTNSTEDAPHEHRTLTIRVGTPDDAFDKVEARLAALDAGDDSDPLYEVVLQREADLQRLLSANNVQLLQTIARREPQSIRELARFVDRDVRGVHDNLSELERLGLVEFVQEGRAKKPTVWYDDITIELPVAVSESDPADDTAEA, encoded by the coding sequence ATGAACAAGACTAATTCGACCGAGGACGCACCGCACGAACATCGAACGCTGACCATCAGAGTTGGCACGCCCGACGACGCCTTCGACAAGGTCGAAGCCCGTCTCGCTGCCCTTGACGCCGGAGACGACTCCGATCCACTCTATGAGGTCGTCCTCCAACGAGAAGCCGACCTCCAGCGCCTGCTGTCGGCGAATAACGTCCAGCTCCTTCAGACGATTGCGCGACGCGAACCACAGAGCATTCGCGAGTTGGCACGGTTCGTCGACCGCGACGTCCGAGGGGTGCATGATAACCTCTCGGAACTCGAGCGGCTGGGGTTGGTTGAATTCGTCCAGGAGGGCCGGGCGAAAAAGCCGACCGTATGGTACGACGACATCACGATCGAGCTCCCGGTTGCCGTATCTGAATCCGACCCTGCAGACGACACCGCAGAGGCATGA
- a CDS encoding transcriptional regulator: MTSSDPSDNTPSDPANLLPEDSVLTFEEYLDMQRTIGHPIRFRILYALKHEQDLSARDLGEKLEIPANKLHYHLDKLVDVGLVENRKRNSPDRDGLYSYYRATSLGTGILEEGVEALMRREWEFHDAYNSDV; this comes from the coding sequence ATGACCTCGAGTGACCCTTCGGACAATACGCCCTCTGACCCGGCCAACCTCTTGCCCGAAGACAGCGTGTTGACCTTCGAGGAGTACCTCGACATGCAGCGGACGATTGGCCACCCGATTCGATTTCGCATTCTGTACGCGCTCAAACACGAACAGGACCTGAGTGCTCGCGACCTAGGAGAAAAGCTCGAGATTCCTGCCAACAAACTTCACTACCACTTGGACAAACTCGTCGACGTTGGCCTCGTGGAGAATCGCAAACGCAATTCACCAGATAGGGACGGTCTCTATTCATATTATCGCGCGACGAGCCTCGGAACGGGTATCCTTGAGGAGGGTGTCGAAGCCCTGATGCGACGGGAATGGGAGTTCCACGACGCCTATAACTCGGATGTGTAA
- a CDS encoding nucleotidyltransferase domain-containing protein, protein MEQDIRVCLRVTPTADTRVFRLQAADDVLRVLVDAHDTEFTLRELGEETEHSRSTIWRAVELLDDVGLLRIRETPQRKYVAIDPAHLQKADPILGIQQVEYHDPIRAFVTRVNRRVDTSDEIAQLVGILVFGSVARGEADRKSDIDVFVLVDGDRTVARRLVSAVAANLGDERFNGDRYTFEPFVESVESVRRVGDRLSEIFSEGVTVYRSDRFPEIRKEVRRDEHESY, encoded by the coding sequence ATGGAACAAGATATAAGAGTCTGTCTGCGTGTCACGCCAACTGCGGACACGAGGGTGTTCAGATTGCAGGCGGCAGACGATGTGCTCCGAGTGCTGGTCGACGCGCACGACACAGAGTTCACACTGCGAGAGTTGGGTGAAGAAACAGAACACAGTCGTTCTACCATCTGGCGAGCCGTCGAATTACTTGATGACGTCGGGCTCTTGCGGATTCGTGAGACTCCACAGCGAAAGTACGTTGCAATCGACCCTGCACACTTGCAGAAAGCCGACCCCATACTCGGTATCCAGCAAGTGGAGTATCACGACCCCATTCGAGCGTTCGTCACACGCGTGAATCGTCGTGTTGATACCTCCGATGAGATTGCCCAGCTTGTTGGCATCCTTGTGTTTGGGAGCGTTGCTCGCGGCGAAGCCGACCGAAAAAGCGACATCGACGTGTTCGTCCTCGTCGACGGTGACCGGACGGTCGCACGCCGTCTCGTCTCGGCTGTCGCCGCAAACCTCGGAGACGAACGATTCAACGGGGACCGGTATACGTTCGAACCGTTCGTCGAATCTGTTGAAAGTGTTCGACGGGTGGGCGACAGACTCTCCGAGATTTTTAGTGAAGGTGTGACGGTTTACCGTAGCGACCGATTCCCTGAGATTCGAAAGGAGGTGCGACGCGATGAGCACGAATCGTATTGA
- a CDS encoding transcriptional regulator has product MSHPEFPGKTKTSGNDRDLMGNLQKRREMLDMATQKTRFTLIQGIVSHVHEAPSLRELDLMNPTLSRSTIHEHLEKLIHVGVIERVINEETKNEDGMTFTFYVLTPEGREVLTGTGLFDAQDTLKHFYDRLEKTEEHKRLEQMPRPTRS; this is encoded by the coding sequence ATGAGCCATCCAGAATTCCCCGGGAAAACCAAAACGAGCGGGAATGACCGCGACTTGATGGGGAACCTCCAGAAACGTCGCGAAATGCTGGACATGGCTACCCAGAAGACCCGATTCACCTTGATTCAAGGCATCGTGAGTCACGTCCACGAAGCCCCATCACTCCGCGAACTCGACCTGATGAACCCAACGCTCTCGCGTTCGACAATCCATGAGCACCTGGAAAAACTCATCCACGTTGGCGTCATCGAGCGCGTCATCAACGAGGAAACGAAGAACGAAGACGGGATGACGTTCACGTTCTACGTCCTCACCCCGGAAGGACGCGAGGTCTTGACGGGAACCGGGTTATTCGACGCCCAGGACACGCTCAAACACTTCTATGATCGGCTAGAGAAAACTGAGGAACACAAGCGGCTTGAACAGAT
- a CDS encoding DNA-binding protein, with translation MSTKHTIDEEASVEQAHENEFAAVEERPELRPTVEMEIQTKVDTNHPDAGVSGLTLAAEERLRAREWEIARTRTRWDDRQESDREARTRRKVREQSRERRVEFEKRAASVDSRLEPGREDPRERLSREELAAVNQQAMRIHQMVKSSVSRAVLSKQVAERMVEGAELVSAAVAVIEKQWTRPGGIVPIAKVGDVDRGEVTVEGKIERLWEPSHPAIQSVGLLEDESGRIRFTVWKKSGQAMVSEGERVRFRAAAKNWYEGRCSIALTRWSNIEFPERGEWWT, from the coding sequence ATGAGTACTAAACACACTATCGATGAAGAAGCTTCGGTCGAACAGGCACACGAAAATGAGTTTGCGGCGGTTGAGGAGCGTCCTGAGCTGCGGCCCACGGTCGAGATGGAGATTCAGACGAAGGTGGATACGAATCATCCGGATGCGGGAGTGTCCGGACTGACTTTGGCTGCAGAGGAGCGCTTGAGAGCACGTGAGTGGGAGATTGCGAGAACGCGGACGCGGTGGGACGATAGGCAAGAGTCAGACCGTGAAGCGCGGACGCGGCGGAAGGTGAGGGAGCAGAGCCGGGAACGGAGAGTTGAGTTCGAGAAGCGGGCGGCGAGCGTAGATTCGAGATTGGAGCCCGGACGCGAGGACCCTCGTGAGCGGTTGAGCCGTGAGGAGTTGGCGGCAGTGAATCAGCAAGCGATGCGCATCCATCAGATGGTGAAAAGCAGTGTCTCTCGGGCGGTGCTCTCGAAGCAGGTGGCCGAACGGATGGTCGAAGGCGCGGAATTGGTGAGTGCAGCCGTCGCAGTCATTGAGAAGCAATGGACGCGACCGGGTGGGATTGTTCCCATTGCGAAAGTCGGGGACGTGGACAGAGGCGAAGTCACGGTCGAAGGAAAAATCGAGCGACTCTGGGAGCCATCCCATCCAGCGATTCAATCGGTTGGACTCCTCGAAGATGAGAGTGGGAGAATCCGATTCACGGTCTGGAAGAAGTCAGGACAGGCGATGGTCAGCGAGGGAGAGCGGGTGCGATTCAGGGCGGCGGCGAAAAACTGGTACGAGGGTCGGTGTTCGATTGCGTTGACGCGGTGGTCGAATATAGAGTTCCCAGAGCGAGGCGAGTGGTGGACGTAG